TAAAGAATATCATCAGCTTTTCGCGGATAAAGGCGGTCATGGCCTCTGCTATGAATTTGTTGTTTATCGATTTCTTCGTCTGATTTTCATATGAAGGATTTGTCGAGAAGGTGTTCGTTACGCAGATAAGACTGTCCTCTATATCGGAGAAGCCAATCTTTGGCTCCGATTTATTATATTTGCCGTTTTGCTTTAAGTATGCGTCTATCTCCGATACGAACGCAGAGCGCACCGCGCGATCGGGCGAACCGCCGTATTCGAGCCAGCTTGAATTGTGATAATGCTCTATATGATTTCCGCTCGTAAGGAAAGTGAAAGCGAACTGTATTTTGAGCTTGTAGTCGGGCTTGTCGGCGCGGTCGCGTCCCATGCGCTCGCATTCATAATACTGCGTCGGGCACATTGGCTCGCTTCCTTCGCACATCTCGTCGATATACTGGGTTATGCCGCGCTCGTAGCAGAAGGTCTCCTGTGTCGGCACATCCTTTGATTCATCAAAAAACGTAAACGAGATGCCTGCGTTGCACACGGCCTGACGGCGCAATACGTCGGTGAAATATTCGCTCGGCACATCTATATCCGTAAAGACCTCGCGGTCCGGCTTCCATGTTATAAGGGTGCCCGTTTTATTCTTTTTTTGGGGCTCCTTTGAAAGGCCGCCTATATTTTCTCCATGCTCAAAATGAAGCGTGAACTTCGTCATATCGCGGTAAACGGTAACGTCCATATATTCGGAGGCATATTGCGTAGAGCATGCGCCGAGGCCGTTTAAGCCGAGCGAGAACTCATAGTTTTCGCCGCTGTCGTTGTTATATTTGCCTCCGGCATAAAGCTCACAGAAAACGAGCTCCCAATTATAGCGCCCCTCGCGCTCGTTGTAGTCGAGCGGTATGCCGCGGCCGAAGTCTTCGACCGTGATAGAGCCGTCCTTATGCTTTGTCACGTTTATTTTGGAGCCGTAGCCCTCTTTCGCTTCGTCTATCGAGTTTGAAAGTATCTCAAAAACTGCGTGCT
The DNA window shown above is from Clostridia bacterium and carries:
- a CDS encoding DNA topoisomerase — encoded protein: MSAKKTYDNDSISSLKGADRVRLRPSVIFGSNDVIGCQHAVFEILSNSIDEAKEGYGSKINVTKHKDGSITVEDFGRGIPLDYNEREGRYNWELVFCELYAGGKYNNDSGENYEFSLGLNGLGACSTQYASEYMDVTVYRDMTKFTLHFEHGENIGGLSKEPQKKNKTGTLITWKPDREVFTDIDVPSEYFTDVLRRQAVCNAGISFTFFDESKDVPTQETFCYERGITQYIDEMCEGSEPMCPTQYYECERMGRDRADKPDYKLKIQFAFTFLTSGNHIEHYHNSSWLEYGGSPDRAVRSAFVSEIDAYLKQNGKYNKSEPKIGFSDIEDSLICVTNTFSTNPSYENQTKKSINNKFIAEAMTAFIREKLMIFFIENKPEAEKITNQILVNKRSRESAERARLDIKKKLSGNLDIQNRVQKFVDCRSKDVSVRELYIVEGDSALTSCKLGRDATFQAIIPVRGKILNCLKADLDKIFKNDIITDLIKVLGCGVEVKLKGKNAASEFDINNLRWNKIIICTDADVDGYQIRTLILSMLYRLTPTLIEEGRVFIAESPLFEIRVGEKSLFAYTEKDKSDIVKKLANKKYKIMRSKGLGENTPDMMWETTMCPETRRLIKVMPEDKDATFQMFDVLLGDNLAGRKDFIAENGYKYIDLADLS